In Erigeron canadensis isolate Cc75 chromosome 6, C_canadensis_v1, whole genome shotgun sequence, the following are encoded in one genomic region:
- the LOC122603936 gene encoding protein RRP6-like 2: protein MDPPLFKEDQTHKTLLKSETDKQISSLKNPALPSAISKLSGSSRGIPCNKDFHFYFNFPEFKDPVEEMAQNSQSLLETIGSSAEKIWTNKNMKFPNINDEIDDEAYDWLVNLNDDLFERFDTSVDEFKMIRDKEEESGVRVMNLVDKNDDGFQLVQGKKKKDLLVKNSNAVNTSSSGVGSGNLSSVKVASRDGNAMGTPKPKVPFHIASIRRPQDEYKILVNNSNQPFEHVWLEKSEDGSKVIHPLEKLSVMNFIDKTVSDVEPVKPAPVESTSFKHVKDLKDLKELAAKLHDASEFAVDLEHNQYRSYQGLTCLMQISTRTEDFIVDTLKLRVQIGPYLRDVFKDPTKRKVMHGADRDIIWLQRDFGIYVCNMFDTGQASKVLKLERNSLEYLLRYFCEVAANKEYQNADWRLRPLTDEMLRYAREDTHYLLYIYDLMKRRLLSSSTDPECPEAPLVEVYQRSADICMQLYQKDIISENSYLSIYGLHAADLSAQQLAIVAGLCEWRDVIARTEDESTGFILPNKFLIEIAKQMPVTSAKLRHLLKSRYPYIERNLGAVIGIIRHSMQNATAFESVAKKLKEEYIEMMAARNAKHANGEEASEVAGSESISNTAEEDTFDKEVGNFIAGANQNNKFDGSSTPRVSIQVQKKPSGAFGAMFGNPSGKRKFNPESKATEVIKVEQIKSSVALPFHSFTGRTEPSHHVVNKPDKPQENPVLPSGTTSEPEADIILLESDSDVEGAKPEGAATDEDTKLEGATSDEDAKPEGAANDEASEQKMEDENNVILLDSESASDEENDGEEGPMSLSDLSSSFQKCVQTADEKKNSNQGVEGGSGLVKVTPFDYAAARKEVRFGEDGSDESAGEDGNDNAIKVRREKKKSAATGGRKDAAGERSGDFQLGKRRQAFPATGNRSSTFR from the exons ATGGATCCACCCCTTTTCAAAGAAGACCAAACCCACAAGACCCTATTAAAATCAGAAACTGATAAGCAAATTTCATCATTAAAAAACCCAGCTTTACCTTCTGCAATATCAAAGCTTTCTGGGTCTTCAAGAGGTATTCCATGCAATAAAGATTTTCATTTCTACTTTAACTTTCCAGAATTCAAAGACCCAGTTGAAGAAATGGCCCAAAATTCACAATCTTTACTTGAAACAATTGGGTCATCTGCAGAAAAAATATGGACTAATAAGAATATGAAGTTTCCTAATATTAATGATGAAATTGATGATGAAGCTTATGATTGGTTAGTTAATCTGAATGATGATTTGTTTGAAAGATTTGATACTTCTGTTGATGAGTTTAAAATGATTAGGGATAAAGAAGAGGAAAGTGGTGTTAGGGTTATGAATTTAGTCGATAAAAATGACGACGGGTTTCAGTTAGTtcaaggaaagaaaaagaaagatttgTTGGTTAAGAATAGTAATGCAGTTAATACGAGTAGTAGCGGTGTGGGTTCGGGTAATTTGTCATCAGTGAAAGTTGCTAGTAGAGATGGTAATGCAATGGGGACCCCAAAGCCAAAAGTTCCGTTTCATATTGCATCGATAAGGCGACCACAAGATGAGTATAAGATACTGGTTAATAATTCTAATCAACCGTTTGAACATGTTTGGTTGGAGAAAAGTGAGGATGGGTCCAAAGTTATACACCCGTTG GAGAAACTTTCGGTCATGAATTTCATTGATAAGACAGTAAGTGATGTAGAGCCTGTCAAACCTGCTCCAGTTGAAAGTACATCATTCAAGCATGTAAAAGATTTAAAAGATTTGAAGGAGCTAGCTGCTAAATTGCACGACGCCAGTGAATTTGCG GTTGATTTAGAACACAATCAGTATCGGTCTTATCAAGGGTTGACCTGCTTAATGCAAATATCTACAAGAACAGAAGATTTTATAGTAGACACATTGAAATTGCGGGTTCAAATCGGTCCATATCTGCGAGATGTTTTCAAAGATCCTACCAAAAGAAAG GTTATGCATGGAGCAGATCGGGATATTATATGGCTGCAACGTGACTTTGGCAtatatgtttgcaacatgtttgaCACTGGacag GCCTCGAAGGTGTTAAAATTGGAGAGAAATTCTCTAGAGTACCTATTGCGGTACTTTTGTGAGGTTGCTGCAAATAAAGA ATACCAAAATGCAGACTGGCGGTTGCGGCCACTGACTGATGAAATGCTGAG ATATGCCAGAGAAGATACACATTATCTTTTGTACATATACGATCTTATGAAAAGAAGGTTGCTTTCATCATCAACAGATCCAGAATGCCCTGAAGCACCACTTGTGGAG GTATACCAACGCAGTGCTGATATATGTATGCAGCTCTACCAGAAAGATATTATATCTGAGAACTCGTATCTAAGCATATATGG GCTTCATGCCGCTGATCTCAGTGCTCAGCAACTTGCCATTGTTGCA GGACTTTGTGAGTGGAGGGATGTTATTGCCCGTACTGAAGATGAAAGTACTGGTTTTATATTACCAAACAAATTTCTTATTGAAATTG CAAAGCAAATGCCAGTGACATCTGCAAAATTGCGTCACTTGTTGAAGTCGAGGTACCCGTATATTGAACGCAACCTCGGTGCTGTAATTGGCATTATAAGGCATTCCATGCAAAATGCAACTGCATTTGAATCTGTGGCCAAGAAACTGAAGGAAGAGTACATTGAAATG ATGGCTGCAAGAAATGCTAAACATGCGAATGGCGAAGAAGCATCAGAAGTTGCTGGAAGTGAAAGTATCAGTAATACTGCAGAAGAAGACACTTTCGACAAAGAAGTTGGAAACTTTATTGCTGGAGCAaaccaaaacaataaatttgatGGCTCTTCA ACTCCCAGAGTAAGCATTCAAGTACAGAAAAAGCCAAGTGGTGCCTTTGGAGCCATGTTTGGAAATCCATCAGGGAAAAGGAAGTTCAATCCTGAATCAAAG GCAACAGAGGTGATTAAGGTTGAACAGATCAAGTCTTCTGTGGCTCTCCCATTTCACTCTTTCACTGGTAGAACGGAGCCTTCACATCATGTTGTGAACAAACCTGATAAACCTCAAGAAAATCCGGTTTTGCCGTCAGGCACGACGTCTGAACCAGAAGCGGACATTATTTTGCTGGAATCTGATTCTGATGTTGAGGGCGCTAAACCTGAAGGTGCTGCTACTGACGAGGACACTAAGTTAGAAGGTGCTACCAGTGATGAGGATGCTAAGCCAGAGGGTGCTGCCAATGATGAGGCCAGTGAGCAGAAAATGGAAGATGAAAACAATGTGATATTGTTGGATTCTGAATCTGCGtctgatgaagaaaatgatggaGAAGAAGGGCCAATGTCATTGTCAGACCTTTCTTCGAGCTTTCAAAAGTGTGTTCAGACTGCTGATGAGAAGAAAAATTCAAACCAGGGAGTCGAGGGTGGTTCAGGACTAGTAAAGGTGACACCATTTGATTATGCAGCGGCTAGGAAAGAAGTGAGGTTCGGGGAAGATGGTTCAGACGAGTCTGCTGGGGAAGATGGCAACGATAATGCGATCAAGGTTAGGCGTGAAAAAAAGAAGTCGGCTGCTACTGGTGGCCGGAAGGATGCCGCTGGCGAAAGGAGTGGAGATTTCCAGTTGGGTAAACGACGTCAAGCATTTCCAGCAACCGGTAACCGGAGTTCAACTTTCCGGTGA
- the LOC122605010 gene encoding membrin-11: MAVEGGGGSTLSELYQRSRRLLLKTRDDLERLERLSASVDSPELSVSVRRDISHIQTVCAEMDGLWRSVASKSQRDLWKRKVEQVAEEADSLRESLDRYMQRQQKRMQEAQERAELLGRANGESSHVLRIFDEEAQAMQSARNSSRMLEETFGTATAILAKYSEQRERLKGAQRKALDVLNTLGLSNSVLRLVERRNRVDQWIKYAGMILTIIIVIAFMRWTR; encoded by the exons ATGGCTGTCGAAGGAGGAGGAGGATCAACTCTGTCGGAGCTGTATCAGAGATCACGGCGGTTACTTTTGAAAACCAGAGATGATTTGGAGAGACTCGAGCGGTTATCCGCTTCCGTCGATTCGCCGGAGCTATCCGTTTCCGTCCGCCGAGATATTTCTCATATTCAAACCGTATGTGCCGAGATGGACGGACTTTGGCGATCCGTTGCTTCTAAGTCTCAGCGAGATCTCTGGAAGAG AAAAGTGGAGCAAGTAGCTGAAGAGGCTGATTCGTTGAGAGAAAGTTTGGATCGGTATATGCAGAGGCAGCAGAAAAGGATGCAAGAAGCACAAGAGAGGGCAGAATTGCTTGGAAGAGCT AATGGCGAATCATCTCATGTTTTGCGGATATTTGATGAGGAAGCACAAGCTATGCAGTCTGCTCGAAACTCGTCTCGAATGTTGGAAGAGACGTTTGGAACTGCAACAGCTATTCTCGCTAAATACTCTGAACAAAGGGAGCGGTTAAAG GGAGCTCAACGAAAAGCATTGGATGTGCTCAACACTTTGGGCCTGTCGAATTCTGTGTTGAGGCTTGTTGAGAGGCGGAATAGAGTTGATCAATGGATTAAGTATGCAGGCATGATCCTTACAATCATCATAGTAATTGCTTTCATGAGGTGGACTAGGTGA